Sequence from the Equus caballus isolate H_3958 breed thoroughbred chromosome 6, TB-T2T, whole genome shotgun sequence genome:
gatgactctgagtcctcaggagactcctggaagcaggtgacattctcctcacacttttcagctgaggaaagagggccagggaggcctgggcaggcccaaggtcacacaggactgagtcctggagctgggactggtctagaatcagagcaccctgcagtttgcagcagcagaggcagcaggcgACTGGAgccgatggccagggtctgagatcaggggccttgggggGACATGTGGAGGGGAGTATGGGCACACTGACCCTGTCTTTGGCCCCAacaggaggcgacctccgtgttaaagactgcagagagggaccgccagggagcccaggagaggcagcggcagcaggtgagggtgactgtgggggagggtcgtaggagtcagaggagagggggcgcctcctcccagctggaggcctccctcggaagaggggccttcctcctcaggcgaatctgctgtggctgccaagcatgacgggcctgcagtggcagtgagcaggaggaggcctggaagggctggcagcagggcagatttggggtggggaagggcaggggccactgcccCTGGGAGGCGCCAACAGCCATCCCTGGGACTTGACTGAtggagtttggtgttcctggaggggagcgggggagggaattgtgtgtgttggggtgtcccgaggatcctaggctgctctgtgtgggggcgtggggtgggcaggaggctgggctgaagggtttcaggggaaggttcatgggggcacctgagagcgggagctcatcaccatgcccatcctgatggcggcacagggtgtcgtcccctccctggtgacgTTCTTCcgttccctggagctgctggacggtacgatggaggattatgtggaggtgagtgagcccggaggtgggtccaggggctcaggctcctgagggtggggaggagagagtcctgtcctgagccctgagctctctgcatttggcaaaggtcctctcagcagggcctccagccTCATATGGGAGTTGGGGTGCcaggcccatctccccagtgggtgatgcaggctctgcataagccaccgtccaggttccctgggctgctgaggctcagagctgcctgactgtgtggccgcaggaggtggtgtctgagctggactcagcctctccctctggccctgccagtgagggaagagaagtcgggcccctcccagtcaggaagcacatcagtggctgagctgtcccttcctgcctgaggcctgagtctccccacgtgtcatcagagaggtttgggttacaaggtctcttgcctcagttgctctgtgccccctgctctggagcccagagactggcccaggtccaagtctgggctctggatgggcctgcccactggcagtagTGCAGCATTTCAAGAGGTGTGGACGGGGGCTAGTGCTGGccaagggggctgtttctgatggactgcggctgtctgctttccagggcAGTGTGCTCAACTGTCGGAAATGGAATGAAGTAAGCGGCTGTGGCCTcccggtggggagggtgggggttggaaatcagagacccccccgcagtgggcaggaccccctctggcccaatccccagggtggaacatttatttgcacagttcgatatacagagctagggatcctatggcattggtgggtgggggaagggctggcatcaaagactccttcctggaggaggagctattTTGAGCCAAGTGTGAGAGCAGGCAAGTCCTGACTGGAATCACAGGGAGGGAGGGTTCCCAAGTGGGCAAAGGCCCCAGACTGGCCCCTTGcccccttcctcacccctccacgagccctgcagggtcccccactcaggccctgtaggcatcctgtgcttgctctgtcctagcaattcaaactgatggaggagatcgagctgctccaggaggctgcaaatctgtacaccgtgcagcccgacgagcactttggggcctggttccaggccgtggagcccctgagcaaggaggagaggtgagtcgggtcaggagttgggggagggcaaggcagactctctctgctgaccagctccagaACCCATGGCCATGGCTCCAtggtcagcctcagatctggttgcatggcgacccctggggcccttcgactccagctgctggcaggctccaggatgcacatgtgatgtgtggctcctgagagctcccagctctgctctgtcccgtagctacagcctgtcctgccagctggagtcccgataccactgggtcagaaagattcgactcttcttcaaACACAAGAAGAACCGCTCAGGGCAGAGTGAGTGTCTAGACCGGCAGTGGCTGAATCCACgggctcaggaaacattcaggctgagtgtgggcctggggaggcagacagctggccctgggttccagctccactgctgagcagtccTGTCCTGGGCGGTTGCACTCACGTTCCTGGgattggtttcctcctctgtgaaatgggtgacgctaaatatcagcccctgtgtcagggacagatggggtgctgttggctgactgagcactgagcacagggctggagcacagagagcagtgggggccgggatggggtgtgcactgtggttccagggcaggcaactcaggaaatgcctctctttctccagacaccagacccccaaccaagggcccagtggtggtggtcGATGACCCTCCTGAGACCAGCAGAGCTACAGCGGGGACACAGCATTGACACTCAGGGTGCACAGGGCCACCTCCCCTGATTCTGATGAGGAGAACTTTGTGATCCGTTTCTTGGGGTCCCCTGTTGGCCACGAGGGAAGGCACcaacccctcttctccctccccccttttgcCCAGCACCTATTTCCCTATTTGGCAGGGCCATATTTTGTTGTCAATGGTAAATGCTCCGTTTGAGTATCATattaaattgttgcttctttctaatcctgggagtggaggtgtgagTCTTTCGCTCGCAGCACTCATGGAAACCAgatccagaaactcacattcctcctcgaatttagaaatctcccagagtgagcagctcagtttatgtggagaagggagaagtgccagtccCCTCCCTGGCTACTGAAGGACATGCCCAAGTCCCCCTCCCGCcgaggacaggatcattgcagtgtggttcaccctgtccaggagcagagatggcccCTCCGACCTCTTGGGACTAAGCGGTTGGAGGCATTTTCTCAGCCAGAGCCACAAGCACTAAGCTGGGCGTGTCTGTCAAACTAGCACGTGCCTGTCCCTAGCACACttcctgcccaggacagtggctgcctttcGACACTCTGCcggaagagggaacattttcccggtttctcttgcacacagattaggaccttgttttctgattcagtctccagaatggcttcagctctaagtggggaaaataccgtcaaaagctcaaaacgtgcacatagagaggacgaggccagaggaaggtcctgtggacatggaccatgggcaggcaggactctgccttctcgggcccactagtggctccctgttcacctctgACCTAGACTGGATCCCCCTGGGTTTCTGGTCCCTGACGCCgaataccatttcctgcttgttgtctatccaaggggaaagctgtgggatgcagcttttagggcctcagccaggtctccctccagAAACCTAGTGCTCCCAAcaatctgttccagaaaatatcaccagagacaacactttccaactcatcttatgaggccagcagtaccctaaaagcaaaactagagttTAAAAGTAGGGAAAACTTGAGAACAACAAGTCTCAGAAATGAGCAGTTACCGTTTTCTAcgaaatattagaaaactgaagccaacaatgtaaaacaatcatacaccaggacaaagaggaaattttttcagGTATGCAAGGTTGTATCAGCATTCCAAAATTAAATCAATGTGATCCACCCTGTCATAGgctaaaggagaaatttatacatatatgtcagTTGGTATGTGGGGGAAGTCATCAGATAGTACATATTAGATATGTCAGGTTCTTTCTCTATCAATTGCACCTCATTAAAGCTCTTACAAAAATGAACCTAGATATAGAATTTACACTTTCACAAACTTTTAGTAAATggaacagagacctaaatgtaatgcaaaacaatgcaacttctaaaaagattatgcaacaaactctaagtggactcgaatctggaattatgttattaagatacaaactgaaaatataatctatgaaaaaaaactgatgttagactttatttattattttggtaaggaaggttgaccctgagctaacatctgtgccgattttcctctatttggcctgtgggatgctgtcacagcatggcttgacaagctgtgtgtaggtctacacccaggatccgaacctgtgaaccccaggctgccgaagtggagtgcgtgaacttcaccactgtgccagtgggccggccccaagttagactttattaaattaaaaactcctgctttgtggaaggcaaaatcgatgagtcaaaagacaaattacagactGGCAGACGATATTCGCAAAACAGATATATGATAAAGAAACTATGTCCAagatatatgtaaagaattcttaaaagtcaaccataacaaaaaaataaacaaccttattgaaaaatgggcaaaagacctgaatatatccctcaccaaagaagacatacagatggcaaacgtGCCTGATGACAGATGACCACCCCCACAGGTCATTCGGGAATTTCATATAAAACCTTAATGAGATActtctacacacctattagaactgataaatgcaGGAAACTGGAGCCcggttccggtgtatctgacagttggttccatggtgtctggcaggtggttcctgtgtgtctggcatatggttctggtacattcgaaaggtggttctggcatgtccagcaggttgcaacagtgtgtctgggacctga
This genomic interval carries:
- the LOC138924613 gene encoding ral guanine nucleotide dissociation stimulator-like, yielding MPTFCQATWSISRPLKPNGKELFKTLVPAHCLGSIWSDRDNRERESLAPTVRDTVMHENTVANCILVTCLGDASMTAQDRARVVELWIRVAEECRCLGNFCSLHTILSALQSPAITRLQDTWGQVSRESSRTWKKWVRREKGVSRELLVQEATSVLKTAERDRQGAQERQRQQGVVPSLVTFFRSLELLDGTMEDYVEGSVLNCRKWNEQFKLMEEIELLQEAANLYTVQPDEHFGAWFQAVEPLSKEESYSLSCQLESRYHWVRKIRLFFKHKKNRSGQNTRPPTKGPVVVVDDPPETSRATAGTQH